One Globicephala melas chromosome 6, mGloMel1.2, whole genome shotgun sequence genomic window carries:
- the BBLN gene encoding bublin coiled-coil protein, translating into MSGPNGDLGMPVEAGPEGEDDGFEEAEYAAINSMLDQINSCLDHLEEKNDHLHARLQELLESNRQTRLEFQQQLGEAPSDASP; encoded by the exons ATGTCGGGCCCCAACGGGGACCTGGGCATGCCGGTGGAGGCGGGCCCGGAAGGCGAGGACGACGGCTTCGAGGAAGCAG aATACGCTGCTATCAACTCCATGTTGGACCAGATCAACTCCTGTCTGGACCACCTGGAGGAGAAGAATGACCACCTCCACGCCCGCCTCCAGGAGCTGCTTGAATCCAACCGGCAGACACGCCTTGAGTTCCAGCAGCAGCTCGGGGAGGCCCCCAGCGATGCCAGCCCCTAG